CCAACAACGCCAAGGTTCACGCCGAGGCTGTCACTGCAACACTCCGCGATGGCGCGGCCCAAAGCTGATCTCCCGCCTGCCGCAGCGATCCTTGCGCTGGTCGATGGCGAAGGGCGGCTGGCGCTGCGCGTCACGCCCGGTGCTCGCAGCGAAGGCATTGCGATCAGCGATGGGCAAGTGCAGGTGAAGGTGCGCGCCAAACCGACCGACGGCGCAGCCAACGATGCGGTGATCCGCCTGCTCGCCAAGGCACTGGCGATTGCACCTTCGCAAATCGAACTGCTGCGCGGTTCGACCTCTCGTGAAAAGCTGGTGCGGATCGCAGCCTAGCGCCGCAGTGCCTCGACCAGTCGGACGCGATTGGCACCGGATGACCCTGGCTGGATCGTCCGGCACCCGTTGCCGCTAAAACCCCAGCCTAGAGGACGAAGTCCGCTGCCTGAAGGTTGACCAGCCCGGCAAGATGGATCGCGAAATCCGCCGAGCCGTCGCCGTCGCGATCACCCTCGACATAGGTCTCGCCGCCAACCTGCACATAGTGCAACTCGCCCGACGTACCGCTGAACGCGCTGGCGCCGATGAAGGAGAAGGCGTTGTTGCCCGCCACCACCGTGCTCGCGTCGATCAGCGACAGGTCGATCAAGTCGAGACCCTGCTGGAAGTCGGTGATATAATCGGCGGTGGTCCGCAGGCCCGCGAAATCGTTGACGTTGAACACGAATGTATCCGAGCCGGCGCCCCCCGTCATGATATCGCGATCGCGCCCGCCATTGATGATATCGTCACCACCCTGGCCGTCGAGCACGTCCTGGCCGGTCCCGCCGAGCATGGTGTCGTTGCCGGCCCCGCCATAGATCGAGTCGGCTGCGTCCTGCCCGTTCAGCGTATCGTTGCCCGCCTCGCCATAGAGCACGTCAAGTC
Above is a window of Tsuneonella mangrovi DNA encoding:
- a CDS encoding DUF167 domain-containing protein; translated protein: MARPKADLPPAAAILALVDGEGRLALRVTPGARSEGIAISDGQVQVKVRAKPTDGAANDAVIRLLAKALAIAPSQIELLRGSTSREKLVRIAA